Proteins encoded by one window of Marixanthomonas sp. SCSIO 43207:
- a CDS encoding carboxypeptidase-like regulatory domain-containing protein yields the protein MQQKTIKKTAPFVLIVCFFFCLSVTGQTQEKQSLVVAMNQLEKTFNIRFSYVPEEVKNITVNLSIEKQNLPDILKQLNNQTQLEFTLLNNRYVTVVSPQLQQQYCGKLISAESGKPIEGANIVVKNSYVSTVSNSEGLFLLSKEVSSEAFITITHVGYHKINLSVSQLNANCTPIIIHPKATALDQVFIETYLVKGIDKKTDGAIAINTKNFGLIPGQIENDVLQISQALPGVESADETISNINIRGGTHDENLLLWDDIKVYQSGHFFGLISAFNPDLTKEVFIYKNGTHPRFGDGVSGVIDMRSKNTLSNEFSAGIGVNLINGSVFTDIPLSDRASLQVSARHSLSFLETPVYKTYSDRIFQDTEITNIEDPENETTIIADEDFSFYDFSTKFLWDLSDKDAIRVNFLTIDNNLDFTESIEDSNQSKTSDLQQRSLVGGISWKRNWTEAIETTALLYGSYYILDATNKNVFTTQQQFQENEVLEGGAKLDATFLFSEKINLQSGYQFSEIGIANTQDVNIPRFRVYRKNVLRTHSVFSNFMYTPNQSNTSIHVGGRISYFEKFDKILVEPRISVHQKIGKGFFVEALGEFKSQTTTQRIDFESDFLGVEKRRWILANNDDVPILESKQASLGFGFLKKGWLVTTEGFYKEVSGITTSNQGFQNQFQFVRATGSYTAKGLEFVLNKKSKRFSTWFSYLFMQNDYTFDALTPSQFPNNIDIRHSATLAGSYSYHQLKVALGINWHSGKPYTIPVRGSEIISQNGQDAIQFDTPNTERLPDYFRADFSAEYLWNISAGIDAKVNVAVLNLLNKENTLNIRYALNTDANGTNKVNQVEELSLGLTPNISVQVLF from the coding sequence ATGCAGCAAAAAACAATTAAAAAGACAGCTCCTTTCGTCTTGATTGTATGTTTTTTCTTTTGTTTATCTGTAACCGGACAAACGCAAGAAAAGCAATCATTGGTTGTTGCCATGAATCAATTAGAAAAAACATTTAATATTCGTTTTTCATATGTTCCTGAAGAAGTAAAAAACATTACGGTTAATCTTTCAATAGAGAAACAAAATCTTCCAGATATTTTAAAACAACTGAATAATCAAACTCAGTTAGAATTTACCCTATTAAACAATCGCTATGTCACTGTAGTTTCTCCACAATTACAACAACAATATTGCGGTAAACTTATTTCTGCTGAAAGTGGAAAACCAATAGAAGGAGCCAATATTGTAGTAAAAAACTCATACGTTTCAACAGTGAGTAATAGTGAAGGTTTATTTTTACTTTCCAAGGAAGTATCTTCAGAAGCATTTATTACTATAACCCATGTGGGCTATCACAAGATTAATCTTTCCGTAAGTCAATTAAATGCTAACTGTACCCCAATTATAATACATCCCAAAGCCACAGCTCTTGATCAAGTTTTTATCGAAACCTATTTGGTAAAAGGAATTGATAAAAAAACAGATGGGGCTATTGCAATCAACACAAAAAATTTTGGATTAATACCAGGGCAAATTGAAAACGATGTACTACAAATTTCTCAAGCACTTCCAGGTGTAGAAAGTGCAGACGAAACCATTTCAAACATAAATATTCGTGGCGGCACACACGATGAAAACTTATTGCTTTGGGATGACATAAAAGTATATCAAAGCGGGCATTTTTTCGGGTTAATTTCTGCTTTTAATCCAGATCTTACCAAGGAAGTATTTATTTATAAAAACGGCACCCATCCACGTTTTGGTGATGGAGTTTCTGGTGTTATTGATATGCGTTCAAAAAACACACTATCTAATGAGTTTTCGGCAGGTATAGGAGTTAATTTAATTAACGGAAGTGTTTTTACAGACATCCCTCTTTCTGATAGAGCAAGTTTACAAGTTTCTGCACGGCACTCGTTATCATTTTTAGAAACACCGGTTTACAAAACCTATTCTGATCGAATTTTTCAAGATACTGAAATCACAAATATTGAAGACCCTGAAAATGAAACTACAATTATAGCTGATGAAGACTTTAGTTTTTATGATTTTAGCACCAAGTTTCTTTGGGATCTTTCAGATAAAGATGCAATACGAGTTAACTTTTTAACCATTGATAATAACCTTGATTTTACTGAATCCATTGAAGATTCAAATCAATCAAAAACTAGTGATTTACAGCAACGAAGTTTGGTAGGCGGTATTTCTTGGAAACGTAATTGGACTGAAGCTATTGAAACAACTGCATTGTTATACGGCTCTTACTACATACTGGATGCTACCAATAAAAATGTATTTACCACCCAACAACAGTTTCAAGAAAATGAAGTTTTGGAAGGTGGTGCTAAGCTTGATGCTACTTTTTTATTTTCAGAAAAAATAAATTTGCAATCTGGATATCAGTTTTCAGAAATAGGGATTGCCAATACGCAAGATGTAAATATTCCTCGTTTTAGAGTATATAGAAAAAATGTTTTAAGAACGCACAGTGTGTTTTCAAACTTTATGTACACGCCTAATCAAAGCAACACCTCAATCCACGTAGGAGGGAGAATTTCGTACTTTGAAAAATTTGATAAAATACTTGTAGAACCCAGAATAAGCGTTCATCAAAAAATTGGAAAAGGTTTTTTTGTAGAAGCTCTGGGGGAATTTAAGAGTCAAACTACCACCCAACGCATTGACTTTGAAAGTGACTTTTTGGGTGTAGAAAAAAGGCGTTGGATACTAGCAAACAATGATGATGTTCCTATTCTAGAAAGCAAACAAGCTTCGCTTGGTTTTGGATTTTTAAAAAAAGGTTGGTTAGTGACTACAGAGGGCTTTTACAAAGAAGTTTCTGGAATAACTACTTCAAATCAAGGTTTTCAAAATCAGTTTCAGTTTGTGCGAGCCACAGGTAGTTATACTGCTAAAGGATTGGAATTTGTTCTCAACAAAAAGAGTAAAAGATTTAGCACTTGGTTTAGTTATTTGTTTATGCAAAATGATTATACTTTTGATGCACTCACTCCTTCTCAATTTCCGAATAATATAGATATAAGACATTCAGCAACTCTTGCAGGAAGTTATTCTTACCATCAACTTAAAGTAGCGCTGGGTATAAACTGGCACAGCGGAAAACCTTACACCATTCCGGTTCGTGGAAGTGAAATTATATCTCAAAACGGTCAAGATGCTATT
- a CDS encoding FecR family protein, with product MKRTNMEKDYILHKFLNQTATAEEIEQLKNDPNYASYIKIAEATTHFEAPEFDKEATFKAISEKVQQKPKVKKLNPFTTILKVAAVFAVLIAGYLYINSLGTTISTSVAEKETFNLPDGSEVALNANSTVTYKKNEWNTHRNLNLTGEAYFKVTKGNTFTVQTKNGSVTVLGTQFNVFTRDSKLNVVCYEGLVSVSFNDSLVQVPAGKSLQVIEGKLISKNLTKAVAPAWIDNESSFENATLATVLDELQRQYDINVKAPKNLLNKRFSGSFTHTDVNLALQLICAPLNITYTIKEDQVTLYAAKNN from the coding sequence ATGAAACGTACCAATATGGAAAAAGATTACATATTACATAAGTTTTTAAATCAAACTGCCACTGCAGAAGAAATTGAGCAATTAAAAAACGACCCTAACTATGCGTCTTATATAAAAATTGCAGAGGCTACAACACATTTTGAAGCACCAGAATTTGATAAAGAAGCTACTTTCAAGGCTATTTCAGAAAAGGTTCAACAAAAACCAAAAGTTAAAAAGCTTAACCCATTTACTACTATTTTAAAAGTAGCTGCTGTTTTTGCTGTTTTGATTGCTGGTTATCTATATATTAATTCATTGGGAACAACTATTTCAACTTCGGTTGCAGAGAAAGAAACTTTTAACCTCCCCGATGGTTCTGAAGTAGCTTTAAATGCCAACTCAACTGTTACTTATAAAAAAAATGAATGGAACACTCACCGAAACCTCAACCTTACTGGGGAAGCCTATTTTAAAGTTACCAAAGGAAACACCTTTACAGTACAGACTAAAAATGGTTCTGTAACCGTTTTAGGAACACAGTTTAATGTATTTACTCGTGATTCAAAGCTCAATGTTGTTTGTTATGAAGGTTTGGTAAGTGTATCTTTTAATGACAGCTTGGTGCAAGTACCTGCAGGTAAAAGCCTTCAAGTTATTGAAGGTAAATTGATTTCTAAAAATCTAACAAAAGCAGTTGCACCCGCTTGGATTGATAATGAAAGTAGCTTTGAAAACGCAACTTTAGCTACCGTGCTTGATGAACTGCAAAGACAGTATGATATTAATGTGAAAGCACCTAAAAACCTTTTAAACAAACGCTTTTCAGGTAGTTTTACACATACTGATGTAAATTTGGCACTACAATTAATTTGCGCCCCTCTTAATATAACCTATACTATTAAAGAAGACCAGGTGACTCTATATGCAGCAAAAAACAATTAA
- a CDS encoding RNA polymerase sigma factor, producing the protein MNKNTTICNENTFSKVYNEHSQAIWRFIFFKCGDKAQAEDLVQDAFVKLWQNCAKVPVDKAKSFLYTITNNAFLNEVAHKKVVLKHAKNKPNSIENQSPQFLMEEKQFQKKLQDAIARLSEAQRTAFLLNRIEGKKYKEIAEILDISVKAVEKRMSLALKTLREEIGSI; encoded by the coding sequence ATGAATAAAAATACGACAATTTGCAATGAAAACACTTTTAGCAAAGTGTATAACGAGCACAGTCAAGCAATTTGGCGGTTTATTTTTTTTAAATGCGGTGATAAAGCACAAGCAGAAGATCTAGTACAAGATGCCTTTGTAAAGTTATGGCAAAACTGCGCCAAAGTTCCCGTAGATAAAGCAAAATCCTTTTTATATACCATAACCAATAATGCTTTTTTAAATGAAGTGGCACATAAAAAAGTGGTTTTAAAACATGCTAAAAACAAACCAAACTCGATAGAAAATCAATCTCCTCAATTTTTAATGGAAGAAAAACAATTTCAAAAAAAATTGCAAGATGCTATTGCGCGTTTATCTGAAGCACAACGCACAGCTTTTTTACTAAATAGAATTGAAGGAAAAAAATATAAAGAAATAGCCGAAATTCTTGACATTTCAGTAAAAGCAGTTGAAAAAAGGATGAGCCTTGCTTTAAAAACGCTTCGGGAAGAAATTGGTTCTATTTAA
- a CDS encoding M28 family peptidase, protein MKYPSLLITLFLSTVIFAQTDQEKVEATVSKGDIEGHIYFLSDDLLKGRETGTPENKIAASYLANTFRRHGVKPNPLTNDYYQEVPLQAITPPKNSTLSVEGKEYTNKVVLNASKINYTGDAIYIGYGLEKDYQNINVEGKVVLIKAGGPDAKDARSAFGLRGKKMELAKKAGALAIIEYINAAPQIWSYIDHNFNSQRLEISQSKNQNSKETPFSYVWVQDINETHAASFTPKKKYPIQLTMQEESLEIIRTQNVVGIVEGTDPQLKDEYIIYSAHYDHVGIGQPDKTGDTIYNGARDNAVGVTTVLSMAENLAAYPTKRSALFILFTAEEKGLLGSEFYTQNPIVPLEQMVYCFNSDNGGYNDTSIATIVGLTRTTAEENIKNAAAAFGLQAMEDPAPEQGLFNRSDNVHFARKGIPSPTFSLGFTDFSKITTYYHRPNDEADTLDYDYLLKFFKAYVLSGRNIANDSSTPFWVSGDPYESAGKKLYNKQ, encoded by the coding sequence ATGAAATACCCAAGTCTATTAATCACTCTATTTTTAAGCACGGTCATCTTTGCACAAACAGACCAAGAAAAAGTAGAAGCAACCGTTTCAAAAGGAGATATTGAAGGTCATATTTATTTTCTTTCAGATGATTTATTGAAAGGACGTGAAACCGGAACGCCCGAAAATAAAATTGCGGCATCCTACTTAGCAAATACCTTTAGGCGGCATGGCGTTAAGCCCAACCCGCTAACTAATGATTATTATCAAGAAGTGCCTTTACAAGCTATCACACCGCCAAAAAACAGTACACTTTCTGTTGAAGGAAAAGAATATACAAACAAAGTAGTTTTAAACGCTTCAAAAATAAATTACACCGGTGATGCAATTTATATAGGATACGGTCTAGAAAAAGACTATCAAAACATCAACGTAGAAGGAAAAGTTGTTTTAATAAAAGCCGGAGGTCCAGATGCAAAAGACGCTCGCAGTGCTTTTGGTTTGCGAGGAAAAAAGATGGAATTGGCAAAAAAAGCTGGAGCGTTGGCAATTATAGAATACATCAATGCAGCACCACAAATTTGGAGCTATATTGATCATAATTTTAACAGCCAACGACTTGAAATTTCTCAATCAAAAAATCAAAACTCAAAAGAAACACCTTTTAGTTATGTATGGGTACAAGACATAAATGAAACACACGCTGCTTCTTTTACACCCAAAAAGAAATACCCTATCCAGCTAACAATGCAAGAGGAAAGTCTTGAAATAATTCGTACCCAAAATGTAGTTGGTATTGTTGAAGGCACCGACCCACAATTAAAAGACGAATATATTATTTACTCAGCACACTATGATCATGTAGGAATTGGTCAACCCGATAAAACAGGAGATACAATCTATAACGGCGCGAGAGATAATGCAGTAGGAGTTACAACTGTATTAAGTATGGCAGAAAACCTAGCCGCCTACCCCACAAAACGATCAGCTTTATTTATTCTATTTACTGCTGAAGAAAAAGGTTTACTAGGAAGCGAATTTTACACACAAAACCCTATTGTACCGCTTGAGCAAATGGTATACTGTTTTAATAGTGACAACGGCGGATACAATGATACTTCTATCGCAACAATTGTGGGACTAACTAGAACTACAGCAGAAGAAAACATAAAAAATGCTGCTGCTGCTTTTGGCTTACAAGCCATGGAAGACCCTGCACCCGAGCAAGGATTGTTTAACAGAAGTGACAATGTACATTTTGCTCGCAAAGGAATTCCTTCTCCCACTTTCTCATTAGGCTTTACAGATTTTTCTAAAATTACTACCTACTACCACCGTCCCAATGACGAAGCAGACACCCTTGATTATGATTATTTATTGAAGTTTTTTAAAGCCTATGTATTATCTGGAAGAAATATTGCCAATGATTCATCAACACCTTTTTGGGTATCTGGCGACCCTTATGAAAGTGCCGGAAAAAAGCTATATAATAAGCAATAA
- a CDS encoding family 20 glycosylhydrolase, protein MINSKSILLIIAIFISTFTSANELLKKYLLFTPQEITINTDSIAINQSQLSDLNEFLKKSMQEASAGEWNLRAGTKMLTINFQIQAGLPHFDAYHLNIEKNTIHISAKNTTALRYAKQTLSYLLNNAKTEQQSLPELQINDWANFEKRGYMLDISRNKVPTMESLYQLIDQLASWRINELQLYTEHTFAYRNHPIVWKDASALTASQIKDLDYYCLKRGIDLVPNQNSFGHMENWLKHDEYLELSECETNCKTIWGNKKRTALAPTNPKSFELMQELYAELLPNFTSKYANIGGDETLELGLGKSKALSEEIGKGTVYLNFLKKLNAEVNKNGKKTQFWGDIVLNHPELIKDIPTNMTALVWGYDATYPFDKNLTEFHKAGLDFYVCPGTSTWRSEIGRNHNAFINLKEAAIAGNKYKAKGYLITDWGDYGHFQPKSVSYPTLVLGANYAWNYSEKTSNNLEFLLTNYVFKDASGYTAKALLILGNAYTKADIPEGNSNAYHLMIRRYKWTMQGHYQTKHLNTSGLLAARAEIEKGVEMLQKAKPTAADGKISIKELKQASKLALFGIKLGLERLQAKDMATKNIPLRKRKELAKELTSIIDSHKTVWLTRNQAGGLQDSAQKLEDLVTYLNE, encoded by the coding sequence ATGATCAATAGTAAGTCTATCCTTTTAATTATAGCAATCTTCATAAGTACGTTCACTTCGGCAAATGAACTTTTAAAAAAGTACTTGCTTTTTACCCCACAAGAAATAACAATTAATACCGATTCAATTGCTATTAATCAAAGTCAACTTTCAGACCTAAATGAATTTTTAAAAAAAAGCATGCAAGAGGCTTCAGCCGGAGAGTGGAATCTGAGAGCCGGTACCAAAATGCTTACCATAAATTTTCAAATACAAGCTGGGTTACCCCATTTTGATGCATACCATTTGAATATTGAAAAAAATACAATTCATATTTCAGCTAAAAACACAACAGCGCTAAGGTATGCAAAACAAACGCTTTCTTACTTGCTTAACAACGCAAAAACTGAACAACAATCTCTTCCTGAATTACAAATAAACGATTGGGCAAATTTTGAAAAAAGAGGATATATGCTAGATATTAGCAGAAACAAAGTGCCCACTATGGAAAGTCTTTATCAACTTATTGATCAATTGGCTTCGTGGCGCATTAATGAGTTGCAATTATACACCGAACATACTTTTGCTTACAGAAACCACCCAATAGTATGGAAAGATGCTAGTGCACTTACTGCTTCACAAATTAAAGATCTTGATTACTACTGCTTAAAAAGAGGAATTGACTTGGTCCCTAATCAAAACTCATTTGGTCATATGGAAAATTGGCTTAAACATGATGAGTATTTAGAGTTAAGTGAATGTGAGACCAACTGTAAAACCATTTGGGGAAATAAAAAAAGAACTGCCTTGGCACCCACAAACCCAAAATCTTTTGAATTAATGCAAGAGCTTTATGCCGAGTTATTGCCAAACTTTACAAGTAAGTATGCCAATATTGGTGGTGATGAGACTTTGGAGTTGGGGCTTGGTAAATCAAAAGCGTTAAGCGAAGAAATTGGTAAAGGAACCGTGTACCTCAACTTTTTAAAAAAATTAAACGCCGAGGTAAACAAAAATGGTAAAAAAACTCAGTTTTGGGGAGACATAGTGTTAAACCATCCTGAGCTCATCAAAGACATACCCACCAATATGACAGCCCTAGTTTGGGGGTATGATGCTACGTATCCTTTTGATAAAAATTTGACCGAGTTTCACAAAGCCGGATTAGATTTTTATGTGTGTCCCGGTACCTCTACTTGGCGTTCAGAAATAGGTAGAAATCACAATGCATTTATAAATTTGAAAGAAGCCGCAATCGCCGGTAATAAATATAAAGCAAAAGGCTATTTAATTACAGATTGGGGTGACTATGGCCACTTTCAGCCAAAATCTGTAAGCTACCCTACTTTGGTTTTGGGTGCAAATTACGCTTGGAATTATTCTGAAAAAACAAGTAACAACTTGGAGTTTCTTCTTACTAATTATGTTTTTAAAGATGCTAGCGGTTATACAGCCAAAGCTTTATTAATCTTAGGAAATGCTTACACAAAAGCCGATATTCCTGAAGGAAATTCAAATGCTTACCATTTAATGATACGCCGCTATAAGTGGACAATGCAAGGGCATTATCAAACCAAACACCTTAACACTTCGGGACTATTAGCTGCTCGAGCAGAGATTGAAAAAGGAGTAGAAATGCTACAAAAAGCCAAACCTACCGCTGCAGATGGCAAAATTAGTATCAAAGAATTAAAACAAGCTTCAAAACTTGCCCTCTTCGGAATTAAATTAGGTCTGGAACGTTTGCAAGCAAAAGATATGGCTACCAAAAATATTCCACTACGCAAACGAAAAGAACTTGCTAAAGAATTAACTTCAATTATTGACAGTCATAAAACAGTTTGGTTAACCAGAAACCAAGCAGGCGGACTTCAAGATTCAGCACAAAAACTAGAAGATCTCGTTACCTACCTTAATGAATAG
- a CDS encoding SDR family oxidoreductase has product MNLENNIKGKVVVITGGSSGLGETTARHLASKGANVVLGARREERLQKITEEINAEGNGKATYIATDVTKKEQVKALVDKAVSEFGKIDVMVNNAGLMAIAPMSETKVDEWDRMIDINVKGVLYGVAAALPEFQKQESGHFINLSSVAGVKVFSPGGTVYSGTKYAVRAISEGLRHEVGDKIRTTSIEPGAVESELKHGSTHKESSEAVNDLYNNVAIPSDSVARTIAFAIEQPADVDVNEIVLRPTAQEF; this is encoded by the coding sequence ATGAATTTAGAAAACAACATTAAAGGAAAAGTAGTAGTTATAACAGGAGGTAGTAGTGGATTAGGTGAAACAACTGCACGTCATTTAGCAAGTAAAGGAGCCAATGTCGTGTTAGGTGCGCGGCGTGAAGAACGTCTTCAGAAAATAACCGAAGAAATCAACGCCGAAGGCAACGGAAAAGCTACCTATATTGCCACAGACGTTACCAAAAAAGAACAAGTAAAAGCCTTGGTAGACAAAGCAGTTTCTGAATTTGGGAAAATTGATGTGATGGTAAATAACGCAGGTTTAATGGCGATTGCACCAATGAGTGAAACCAAAGTAGATGAATGGGACCGCATGATAGATATTAACGTGAAAGGTGTTTTATATGGTGTGGCTGCTGCTTTACCAGAATTCCAAAAACAAGAATCGGGTCACTTTATCAATTTATCATCTGTAGCAGGAGTTAAAGTATTTAGTCCCGGCGGAACTGTTTACAGCGGAACCAAGTATGCTGTTCGTGCCATATCTGAAGGATTACGTCACGAAGTAGGTGACAAAATACGAACCACCTCTATTGAACCTGGTGCTGTAGAATCTGAACTAAAACACGGAAGCACACACAAAGAAAGCTCTGAAGCTGTTAATGATCTATACAACAATGTTGCTATACCTTCAGACTCAGTAGCTAGAACAATAGCATTTGCTATTGAACAACCTGCAGATGTTGATGTAAATGAAATAGTACTTCGCCCAACAGCGCAAGAATTTTAA
- a CDS encoding heme-binding protein encodes MNTINLEQAEKMIAAAKAKAKEIDTKMNISVVDAGANQVAFVRMDGAWLGSADIALKKAKTARFFDMNSGEIGKLSQPGESLYNIEHSNGGLISFPGGIPVTNSNGTIIGAIGVSGSTVDDDHTVAKAGAEAL; translated from the coding sequence ATGAATACAATTAATTTAGAACAAGCAGAAAAGATGATTGCGGCGGCTAAGGCCAAAGCGAAAGAAATAGATACTAAAATGAACATAAGCGTGGTTGACGCCGGCGCCAATCAAGTGGCATTTGTCCGTATGGATGGTGCTTGGTTAGGAAGTGCAGATATTGCCCTTAAAAAAGCCAAAACAGCCCGCTTTTTCGATATGAACAGTGGGGAAATTGGTAAACTCTCACAACCGGGAGAATCACTTTACAATATTGAACACTCAAACGGAGGATTAATTTCATTCCCAGGTGGAATACCTGTTACCAATAGCAATGGAACTATTATTGGTGCTATTGGCGTAAGCGGAAGCACCGTTGATGATGACCACACGGTAGCAAAAGCTGGTGCCGAAGCATTATAA
- a CDS encoding NAD-dependent succinate-semialdehyde dehydrogenase produces the protein MEEQLEGLKTINPATGELIQHYTFMTDKQAEDSVKNCHEAFLKWKTTPIEERAKIIKAIGQSLQKHKDELVQTMTQEMGKLLKQSKQEVDLCTSICDYTAENGPKELADDERELPNGGKGVITYSPIGVIYGIQPWNFPAYQVVRYSIANLMAGNGVLLKHAENVTGSGKLLEKIYTEAGLPKNLFTVLLINHKQSDDIIKNKLVRGVTLTGSPEAGKVIGKKAGAQLKKTVLELGSNDAYIVLDDANIDKAVKHCVNGRVYNNGETCVAAKRFIVVDKVYDEFKEAFVKRMKGVTHGDPTDENSKIGPMAREDLRDDLHKQVTESVKKGAKVLCGGELPEGKGFYYPATVLENVEPGQPAYDDELFGPVASLIHAKDAEDAMRIANDSRFGLGGGIFSENTEKAFDLAKNHFDTGMVFINSFGLAQPNMPFGGVKDSGYGREHGGFGIKEFVNAKAVMQLS, from the coding sequence ATGGAAGAGCAATTAGAAGGATTAAAAACAATCAACCCGGCTACGGGAGAACTAATACAACACTATACATTTATGACAGATAAACAAGCTGAAGATTCAGTAAAAAATTGTCATGAAGCTTTTTTAAAATGGAAAACAACACCCATTGAAGAGCGTGCAAAAATCATCAAGGCTATAGGTCAAAGTTTACAAAAGCACAAAGACGAACTCGTACAAACAATGACCCAAGAAATGGGTAAATTACTTAAGCAAAGTAAGCAAGAGGTTGATTTATGCACCAGTATTTGTGATTACACAGCCGAAAATGGCCCTAAAGAGTTAGCAGATGATGAACGCGAGTTACCCAACGGTGGTAAAGGTGTTATCACGTATTCTCCTATAGGGGTAATCTACGGAATTCAACCATGGAATTTCCCAGCCTATCAAGTAGTACGTTATTCAATAGCCAACCTAATGGCTGGTAACGGGGTGTTATTAAAACACGCTGAAAATGTTACCGGAAGCGGCAAACTACTTGAAAAAATATATACTGAAGCCGGCTTACCAAAAAACTTGTTTACAGTACTGTTGATCAATCATAAACAATCTGATGATATTATTAAAAACAAATTGGTACGAGGTGTTACCCTTACCGGAAGCCCTGAGGCAGGAAAAGTAATTGGTAAAAAAGCCGGAGCACAATTGAAAAAAACAGTCTTAGAATTGGGAAGCAACGATGCATACATTGTACTTGATGATGCAAATATTGATAAAGCTGTAAAGCATTGTGTTAATGGTCGCGTCTATAATAATGGAGAGACGTGTGTAGCAGCAAAACGCTTTATTGTTGTTGATAAAGTATATGATGAGTTCAAAGAGGCTTTTGTTAAACGTATGAAAGGAGTTACTCATGGAGACCCTACGGACGAAAACTCAAAAATTGGCCCTATGGCTAGAGAAGATCTTAGAGACGACTTACACAAGCAAGTGACTGAAAGTGTAAAAAAAGGCGCAAAGGTTTTATGTGGCGGTGAACTTCCTGAGGGAAAAGGATTTTACTATCCCGCAACCGTATTGGAAAATGTAGAACCTGGTCAACCAGCCTATGATGATGAGCTGTTTGGTCCTGTGGCATCCTTAATTCATGCAAAAGATGCTGAAGATGCCATGCGTATTGCAAACGACAGTCGTTTTGGTTTAGGTGGCGGTATTTTTTCTGAAAATACAGAAAAAGCCTTTGATCTTGCCAAAAACCACTTTGATACAGGTATGGTGTTTATCAATTCATTTGGGTTGGCGCAACCTAATATGCCATTTGGTGGAGTAAAAGATTCAGGTTATGGACGTGAACACGGTGGTTTTGGTATTAAAGAGTTTGTAAATGCAAAAGCGGTGATGCAGTTGAGTTAA
- a CDS encoding alkene reductase, with the protein MSKQHLLQPYTMGDLKLPNRVVMAPMTRSRANNPEKKPTPDKHAIYYKQRASAGLIITEGSQVSEQAVGYIHTPGIHTQAQVDGWKEVTKAVHEANGRIFIQLWHVGRMSHPDFHNGALPHSPSAINPNAQSFTPEGFKDTVTPKEMTVADIKQTVQDFADAAKNAMKAGFDGIEIHGSNGYLLHQFFNATSNKRTDDYGGSIENRARFLFEVIDAIKEVMPENRIGLRMNPSLHGIFGMELDKETIPTFDYIIEKLNEYNLAYLHLSEPFNDVSDVPFAKTEIAKRYRPIYKGTLMINTNFDQEKGNAVIKRGDADLVAYGKPYISNPDLVERFEKNIPLSDWDKDTFYTQGIEGYIDYEAKAREDSPVSS; encoded by the coding sequence ATGAGCAAACAACATTTATTACAGCCCTATACTATGGGCGATTTAAAACTACCCAACCGTGTGGTAATGGCACCTATGACGAGAAGCCGTGCCAATAATCCTGAAAAGAAACCAACCCCTGATAAACATGCTATCTATTATAAGCAACGTGCTTCAGCTGGATTAATTATTACGGAAGGTTCGCAGGTTTCGGAACAAGCAGTGGGGTATATCCATACTCCCGGAATCCATACTCAAGCCCAAGTAGACGGCTGGAAAGAAGTTACCAAAGCTGTTCATGAAGCAAACGGTCGCATATTTATTCAATTATGGCACGTAGGTCGCATGTCACATCCAGATTTTCATAACGGTGCGTTACCACACTCACCATCTGCTATTAACCCAAATGCTCAATCATTCACTCCAGAAGGTTTTAAAGACACCGTAACCCCAAAAGAAATGACCGTGGCAGATATAAAACAAACTGTTCAAGATTTTGCAGATGCTGCTAAAAACGCTATGAAAGCTGGTTTTGATGGCATTGAAATACACGGTAGTAACGGATATTTACTTCATCAATTTTTTAATGCAACATCCAATAAACGAACCGATGATTATGGCGGAAGTATTGAAAACAGAGCTCGTTTCTTGTTTGAAGTAATTGATGCTATCAAAGAAGTTATGCCTGAAAATAGAATTGGTTTACGAATGAACCCCTCGCTACACGGTATTTTTGGAATGGAGCTTGACAAAGAAACCATACCTACTTTTGATTATATAATTGAAAAACTTAATGAATACAATCTTGCTTACCTCCATTTAAGTGAACCATTCAATGATGTAAGCGATGTACCTTTTGCTAAAACCGAAATCGCCAAAAGATACCGCCCTATTTACAAAGGCACTTTGATGATTAACACCAATTTTGATCAAGAAAAAGGTAATGCAGTCATAAAACGTGGAGATGCAGATTTAGTAGCTTATGGAAAACCATACATAAGCAATCCTGACCTAGTAGAGCGATTTGAAAAAAACATTCCTTTAAGTGACTGGGATAAAGACACTTTTTACACACAAGGCATAGAGGGTTACATAGACTATGAAGCAAAAGCTAGAGAAGATAGCCCTGTTTCGTCATAA